A genome region from bacterium includes the following:
- a CDS encoding SDR family oxidoreductase → MRLKDKVSIITGAGQGIGEAYARRFAAEGAKVVVADINEQKGRAVAASIGGAAVFERVDVSSEEDTKRCAKAVHDRFGRIDVLINNAAIFYGIDNFNSSFEYLRKIFDVNYFGTWLMCRAVFPYMEQQGSGSVINQSSSAAWMHPTMPMPDGLPSFHYSVTKAAINAMTHFMAGAVGVTGVRVNAIAPGPTLTDATKESVPADILEMIVNMMMAIKKPLDPEDITGAAVFLASDDSKMITGQCLPVDGGMIMLG, encoded by the coding sequence ATGCGACTCAAGGACAAGGTCTCGATCATCACCGGAGCGGGCCAGGGGATCGGCGAGGCGTACGCGCGCCGCTTCGCCGCGGAGGGCGCGAAGGTGGTCGTCGCCGACATCAACGAGCAGAAGGGCCGCGCGGTGGCGGCGTCGATCGGCGGCGCGGCGGTGTTCGAACGCGTCGACGTGTCGAGCGAGGAGGACACCAAGCGCTGCGCCAAGGCGGTGCACGACCGCTTCGGGCGCATCGACGTGCTGATCAACAACGCCGCGATCTTCTACGGCATCGACAACTTCAACTCGAGCTTCGAGTACCTGCGGAAGATCTTCGACGTGAACTACTTCGGCACCTGGCTGATGTGCCGCGCCGTGTTCCCGTACATGGAGCAGCAGGGCAGCGGCTCGGTGATCAACCAGTCGTCGAGCGCCGCCTGGATGCATCCGACGATGCCCATGCCCGACGGCCTGCCGTCGTTCCACTACAGCGTCACCAAGGCGGCCATCAACGCGATGACGCACTTCATGGCGGGCGCCGTCGGCGTCACCGGCGTGCGCGTCAACGCCATCGCCCCGGGGCCGACGCTCACCGACGCGACCAAGGAGAGCGTGCCCGCCGACATCCTCGAGATGATCGTCAACATGATGATGGCGATCAAGAAGCCGCTCGATCCCGAGGACATCACCGGCGCCGCGGTGTTCCTGGCCTCGGACGACTCGAAGATGATCACCGGTCAGTGCCTGCCGGTCGACGGCGGCATGATCATGCTGGGGTGA
- a CDS encoding HAD family hydrolase: MLSLVIFDCDGVLFDSAGANVAYYNAVLERLGRPPLDQAWSRRAHFLSSHQLYEAMFGDDEALRAAALRVGREIDYGPFYRLMRPMPDLEHVLQALAPHYRLAMATNRGGTAAGVVREFDLGRWLAFTVGANDVPRAKPHPDMLLRCLEHFRVPASAAAYVGDSDTDAQAARAANIRFVGFGPVAPAEHRVHALRELPALLAGFTPA, translated from the coding sequence ATGCTCTCGCTCGTCATCTTCGACTGCGACGGGGTCCTCTTCGATTCCGCCGGCGCCAACGTCGCCTACTACAACGCGGTGCTCGAGCGGCTCGGCCGGCCGCCGCTCGACCAGGCGTGGAGCCGGCGGGCGCACTTCCTCTCCTCGCACCAGCTCTACGAGGCGATGTTCGGCGACGACGAGGCGCTGCGCGCCGCGGCGCTGCGCGTCGGCCGCGAGATCGACTACGGCCCATTCTACCGCCTGATGCGGCCGATGCCCGATCTCGAGCACGTGCTGCAGGCGCTGGCGCCGCACTACCGGCTGGCGATGGCGACCAACCGCGGCGGCACCGCCGCCGGGGTGGTGCGCGAGTTCGACCTCGGCCGCTGGCTGGCGTTCACGGTCGGCGCCAACGACGTGCCGCGCGCCAAGCCGCACCCGGACATGCTGCTGCGCTGCCTGGAGCACTTCCGGGTGCCGGCGAGCGCGGCCGCCTACGTCGGCGATTCCGACACCGACGCCCAGGCGGCGCGCGCCGCCAACATCCGCTTCGTCGGCTTCGGCCCGGTGGCCCCGGCCGAGCACCGGGTGCACGCGCTGCGCGAGCTGCCGGCGCTGCTGGCGGGCTTCACCCCAGCATGA
- a CDS encoding class I SAM-dependent methyltransferase: MTAPAGLTARRRRPAALLVALALLAWATSARADGDDRATATHRFDDVPYWTKVFDDPRRDAWQKPAELVAALRVPAGATVVDLGAGTGYFEPYLSRAVGTDGSVLAVEVEPRLVEWLRDRAERDQLANVTPVLASLGNPRLPRAVADLIFIADTYHHLDHRRRYLPQLARALRPAGRVAIVDWKPGELPEGPEPSHKLAPETVIGEMRDAGFTLVAQPDILPYHYVLVFGGGRSPSR; encoded by the coding sequence ATGACGGCGCCGGCGGGACTGACGGCGCGGCGCCGGCGCCCGGCAGCGCTCCTGGTCGCGCTGGCGCTGCTCGCCTGGGCGACGTCCGCGCGCGCCGACGGCGACGATCGCGCCACGGCGACGCACCGCTTCGACGACGTCCCGTACTGGACGAAGGTCTTCGACGATCCGCGGCGCGATGCCTGGCAGAAGCCGGCGGAGCTGGTGGCGGCGCTGCGGGTGCCGGCGGGCGCCACGGTGGTCGATCTCGGCGCCGGCACCGGCTACTTCGAGCCCTACCTGTCGCGGGCGGTGGGAACGGACGGCTCGGTGCTGGCGGTCGAGGTCGAGCCGCGCCTGGTCGAATGGCTGCGCGACCGCGCCGAGCGCGACCAGCTCGCCAACGTGACCCCGGTGCTGGCCTCCCTGGGCAACCCGCGCCTGCCGCGCGCCGTTGCCGACCTCATCTTCATCGCCGACACCTACCACCATCTCGACCACCGCCGCCGCTACCTGCCGCAGTTGGCGCGCGCCCTCCGCCCCGCCGGCCGCGTCGCGATCGTCGACTGGAAGCCCGGCGAGCTTCCCGAGGGGCCCGAGCCGTCGCACAAGCTGGCTCCCGAGACGGTGATCGGCGAGATGCGGGACGCCGGCTTCACCCTCGTCGCGCAACCCGACATCCTCCCGTATCACTACGTCCTCGTGTTCGGCGGCGGGCGCTCGCCGTCGAGATAG
- a CDS encoding HAD-IA family hydrolase, translating to MSAPPLRALLVDAVGTVIHLREPVGVTYARLAGSGEPAALQAAFVAALRGRPAMVFPGLAGDALRAAERAWWRELVSAVFAAAGAALPAGAFDRLWAHYAGAGAWAAAPGAHALLRGARQRGLRTGMVSNFDHRLPAVLAALELAPLLDVVVLPADAGAAKPAAPIFALALARLGVAAGEALYVGDDAEDDIAGARAAGLRAVDVARVGDLGALLAECDG from the coding sequence ATGAGCGCGCCGCCGCTGCGCGCCCTGCTGGTGGATGCGGTCGGCACGGTGATCCACCTGCGCGAGCCGGTCGGCGTCACCTACGCGCGCCTCGCCGGCAGCGGCGAGCCGGCGGCGCTGCAGGCGGCGTTCGTCGCCGCCCTGCGCGGCCGGCCGGCGATGGTGTTTCCCGGGCTGGCGGGCGACGCGCTGCGCGCCGCCGAGCGCGCGTGGTGGCGCGAGCTCGTGAGCGCGGTGTTCGCCGCCGCCGGCGCCGCGCTGCCCGCCGGCGCGTTCGATCGCCTGTGGGCGCACTACGCCGGCGCCGGGGCCTGGGCGGCGGCGCCGGGCGCGCACGCGCTCCTGCGCGGCGCCCGCCAGCGCGGCCTGCGCACCGGCATGGTGTCGAACTTCGACCATCGCCTGCCGGCCGTGTTGGCGGCGCTGGAGCTGGCGCCGCTGCTCGACGTGGTCGTGCTGCCGGCCGACGCCGGGGCGGCCAAGCCGGCGGCGCCGATCTTCGCGCTCGCGCTGGCGCGGCTCGGCGTCGCCGCCGGCGAGGCGCTCTACGTCGGCGACGACGCCGAGGACGACATCGCCGGCGCCCGCGCCGCCGGGCTGCGGGCGGTCGACGTCGCGCGCGTCGGCGATCTCGGCGCGCTGCTGGCGGAGTGCGACGGATGA
- a CDS encoding DsbA family protein: MHFDVFWSFRSPYSYLATRRLVGIARDYDVDLRVRPVLPIAVRIPGFFQRVNPLWPPYLMRDTMRIAEHEGLDYAWPQPDPIVQDFVTREVAAEQPYIHRLTRLGVDAVERGRGLAFIDEVSQVIWSGRVQGWHEGSHLADAAARAGLDLAVMDQAVAADPARYDAVIDANQRDLEAAGHWGVPTMVFEGEPFFGQDRIELLLWRMRQRGLARRA; this comes from the coding sequence ATGCACTTCGACGTCTTCTGGTCCTTCCGCAGCCCCTACTCCTACCTCGCGACCCGGCGGCTGGTCGGCATCGCGCGCGACTACGACGTCGACCTGCGGGTGCGCCCGGTGCTGCCGATCGCCGTCCGCATCCCCGGCTTCTTCCAGCGCGTCAATCCGCTCTGGCCGCCCTACCTGATGCGCGACACCATGCGCATCGCCGAGCACGAGGGCCTCGACTACGCCTGGCCGCAGCCGGATCCGATCGTCCAGGACTTCGTCACCCGCGAGGTGGCGGCCGAACAGCCGTACATCCACCGGCTGACCCGCCTCGGCGTCGACGCCGTCGAGCGCGGCCGCGGCCTGGCGTTCATCGACGAGGTGTCGCAGGTCATCTGGAGCGGCCGGGTGCAGGGGTGGCACGAGGGGTCGCATCTCGCCGACGCCGCGGCCCGCGCCGGGCTCGACCTGGCGGTGATGGACCAGGCCGTGGCGGCCGATCCGGCGCGCTACGACGCCGTCATCGACGCCAACCAGCGCGACCTCGAGGCCGCCGGCCACTGGGGCGTGCCGACGATGGTCTTCGAGGGCGAGCCCTTCTTCGGCCAGGATCGCATCGAGCTCCTGCTGTGGCGCATGCGGCAACGCGGCCTCGCGCGCCGCGCATGA
- a CDS encoding TIGR03617 family F420-dependent LLM class oxidoreductase: MAKRFIVEGGVPADDLWRVPAHVRRLEALGYSAAISPETNRDAFLPLVVAAEHTTRLGLGTSVAIAFPRAPMVVAQLSWDLQRFSRGRFFLGLGSQVRKHNEERFSVKWTAPVARMREYIQTLRAIWDSWQTGSKPSFVGAHYRYTYMTPFFNAGPLEHPRIPIAIAAVNPAMCRLAGEQCDGVRLHSFCTRRYLRDTIIPNIAAGAAKAGRRAEAVELSGGGFIATGPDDASVRKMVEWVRRQISFYGSTPSYHGVLEAEGWPELGPRLNALSREGKWDEMARAVSDDVVAAFTAIGRYDEIVPRIRERFADVARIPFPTPREDAREEGLVRELLQELTE; this comes from the coding sequence ATGGCGAAGCGTTTCATCGTCGAGGGCGGCGTGCCCGCCGACGATCTCTGGCGGGTGCCGGCGCACGTGCGGCGGCTGGAGGCGTTGGGCTATTCGGCGGCGATCTCGCCGGAGACCAACCGCGACGCCTTCCTGCCGTTGGTGGTCGCCGCCGAGCACACGACGCGGCTCGGCCTCGGCACCTCGGTGGCGATCGCCTTTCCGCGCGCCCCGATGGTCGTCGCCCAGCTCAGTTGGGATCTGCAGCGCTTCAGCAGGGGGCGCTTCTTCCTCGGGCTCGGCAGCCAGGTGCGCAAGCACAACGAGGAGCGCTTCAGCGTCAAGTGGACGGCGCCGGTGGCGCGCATGCGCGAGTACATCCAGACGCTGCGCGCCATCTGGGACTCCTGGCAGACCGGCAGCAAGCCGTCGTTCGTCGGCGCGCACTACCGCTACACGTACATGACGCCGTTCTTCAACGCCGGCCCGCTGGAGCACCCGCGCATCCCGATCGCCATCGCCGCCGTCAACCCGGCGATGTGCCGTCTCGCCGGCGAGCAGTGCGACGGCGTCCGCCTGCACAGCTTCTGCACCCGGCGCTACCTGCGCGACACCATCATTCCGAACATCGCCGCCGGCGCCGCCAAGGCCGGCCGGCGCGCCGAGGCGGTCGAGCTCTCGGGCGGGGGCTTCATCGCCACCGGGCCGGACGACGCCAGCGTGCGGAAGATGGTCGAGTGGGTGCGGCGCCAGATCTCCTTCTACGGCTCGACGCCGTCCTACCACGGCGTGCTCGAGGCGGAGGGCTGGCCGGAGCTCGGGCCGCGGCTCAACGCGCTGTCGCGCGAGGGCAAGTGGGACGAGATGGCGCGCGCCGTCTCCGACGACGTCGTCGCCGCCTTCACCGCCATCGGCCGCTACGACGAGATCGTGCCCCGCATCCGCGAGCGCTTCGCCGACGTCGCCCGCATTCCCTTCCCGACGCCGCGCGAGGACGCCCGCGAGGAGGGCCTGGTGCGCGAGCTGCTGCAGGAGCTGACGGAATGA